A window of Ruminiclostridium herbifermentans genomic DNA:
ATTATAATAAAACTCATAAAACTTGATAAATTCACCAAACGTTATTAGCTCCACCAATACCCATGATGGGCAGTCTACAGATATAATCTTGTTTTCCGTTTTACCATTTGCATTAGTCTGTTGCTGAAGAGTAAAATATTTTCTCATTAAGTCATATGTATACGGGGATGAACTTTTAGATTCGAGTATTGTTTTAATATATGTATTTTGAGCAACAAACTGCTCAACAATATCATAGCCATCTATTAAGTTATTATTCTCAATATCATTTATTAATTTTACTTTTAAATCGTGTTCGATATCTAAGCACATCTTTGATATTAGAAACCGCAAATGCATGTCTATCGTGGATAATTCTTGCAAATAAGCGAAATCCAAATTAATATATTTTCCTTTATTCATACCTGATTCATGTTTTTTGTAGTTTTTACGATAGGCGGCTGTTCTCATATAATTATTTCTTTTCTGAAGGTATAATTCTGCTTCTTTCTCAGAAGTATATTTGAACGTTATTCCTTTATCATTCTTTAATTTACTTATCAACTGCTGTGAAGACATTTTGGGTTTATTTATTTTATTGCTCATTTTTTACCTCTATAATGTAAGTAGTAAGTAAAAATTATTATTTTTAATATTTAACGGATAAAAGAAATTTATATACTTTTTAGATTATTTTGATATAAGTGTAATCTAATGATGTAATTTATTGTAACATAAAGAGTTATTTTATTCTACTCTTTACAGAGAAAATAAGAGTAAGGTTTTTTAAAATTTAGGCAAAAACCACTTAGAATATTAATCAATCTGGCATAACAAAATTAAGTCTTGAGGATGGAAAAAAAATAATACCATTGATTTTTTAGAGAGAGTAAAGGAATCATTAAAATACATAAGAGATAATCTTACGAATAGTTATCATGCTTGATAAAGTTAGTCTTGAATAGCTACGTATCACTAAGTACTATCTATCTATTTATTATTATAAGTTAAAATCTTTCTTTAAATCCTCGAAAGCCTTTGATTTCCTAAAGTCTTCCACTTTTGTTTTTACCCTATTATTTATAATTTCTCTTTGTTTGTCACTAATATTAGCTGCCAATTCCTTTGCATTATTCAACATTTCAATTAGTTTACTACCACA
This region includes:
- a CDS encoding Abi family protein produces the protein MSNKINKPKMSSQQLISKLKNDKGITFKYTSEKEAELYLQKRNNYMRTAAYRKNYKKHESGMNKGKYINLDFAYLQELSTIDMHLRFLISKMCLDIEHDLKVKLINDIENNNLIDGYDIVEQFVAQNTYIKTILESKSSSPYTYDLMRKYFTLQQQTNANGKTENKIISVDCPSWVLVELITFGEFIKFYEFYYNNYSTSGQQCIPSNIINIVKSLRNGCAHNNCIIANLSTRTSRPPMEISQAISKIPSINKSIRKKKLSCRPILEFTCMLYVYNIIVSDKVKHHRIEELKKLFHIRMKEKGGFFKNNELITSSFDFVEKVIDHFFK